A portion of the Lolium rigidum isolate FL_2022 chromosome 1, APGP_CSIRO_Lrig_0.1, whole genome shotgun sequence genome contains these proteins:
- the LOC124666173 gene encoding uncharacterized protein LOC124666173, whose protein sequence is MRVHPAPRKRTIAVQRCAAAAAVGSKKLRRLPHIFAKVLELPFAADAEVAVEEDAAELRFVAAAEGFSAGGAHAHAVQIHPGVTKVIVRDLSAGVGSDDGAAAFELDRWRFRLPPCTRPAMATATYAEGELVVTVPKGAAPADGGDGGDAPALLGGAGADTVLLFV, encoded by the coding sequence ATGAGGGTCCACCCGGCCCCGCGGAAGCGCACCATCGCCGTCCAGCGctgcgccgcggcggcggccgtcgGATCGAAGAAGCTGCGGCGCCTCCCGCACATCTTTGCCAAGGTGCTCGAGCTCCCCTTCGCCGCCGACGCCGAAGTCGCCgtcgaggaggacgcggcggagctccgcttcgtcgccgccgccgagggCTTCTCCGCGGGAGGCGCGCACGCACACGCCGTCCAGATCCACCCCGGCGTCACCAAGGTCATCGTGCGGGACCTGTCCGCCGGGGTCGGCTCCGACGACGGGGCCGCGGCCTTCGAGCTCGACCGCTGGCGGTTCCGCCTCCCGCCCTGCACGCGCCCCGCCATGGCCACCGCCACCTACGCCGAGGGCGAGCTCGTCGTCACCGTGCCCAAGGGTGCCGCCCCTGCCGACGGGGGTGACGGCGGTGACGCACCCGCCCTCCTGGGAGGCGCAGGCGCCGACACCGTTCTCCTGTTTGTATAg